One window of the Ureibacillus sp. FSL W7-1570 genome contains the following:
- a CDS encoding winged helix-turn-helix domain-containing protein produces the protein MIKEPVNGDELLALFEALSNPHRMRIIAILANGRQYVSQLAREAEMSRPLLYMHLQKLENAGIVNTKMEVSDDGKAMKYYELVNFDFHITQDLIKEAVKTLSIKKKEGKK, from the coding sequence ATGATTAAAGAACCTGTAAATGGTGATGAGCTTCTAGCCTTATTTGAAGCCCTTTCCAATCCACACCGTATGAGAATCATCGCTATTTTGGCTAATGGAAGACAATATGTCAGTCAATTAGCTCGGGAAGCTGAAATGAGTCGTCCTTTACTTTACATGCATCTACAAAAATTAGAAAATGCCGGCATTGTAAATACTAAAATGGAAGTTTCCGATGATGGAAAAGCAATGAAATACTATGAACTTGTAAACTTTGATTTCCATATTACACAGGACTTAATCAAAGAGGCTGTTAAAACATTATCAATAAAAAAGAAAGAAGGTAAAAAATAA
- a CDS encoding IS1182 family transposase, translating to MLSKRTDNNRNQLEMVALDQLVPEDHLVRKIEQAIDFDFIYDLVKDTYCLDNGRPSIDPVVLIKMVFVQYLFGIRSMRQTIKEIETNVAYRWFLGYGFTEKIPHFSTFGKNYVRRFQGTDLFEQIFYRILKEAMNKGLVDASVAFIDSTHVKASANKKKFDKKIVRAETKSYQAQLELEINQDRENHGKKPFPPKENEETKEIKVSTTDPDSGYYVKDEREKMFAYSFHTACDAKGFVLATKVTGANIHDSQVFGQLLEQVIEKVGKPTAVAVDAGYKTPANAKSLLDKEIRPVMPYTRPRTKDGFFKKYEYVYDEHYDCYICPNNQTLEYRTTTREGYRQYASKPEICKTCPFLEKCTQSKDHTKFIHRHIWEHYVEEVDHLRHTEINRNIYDKRKETIERVFADGKEKHGMRWTTLRGLEKLSMQAMLTFAAMNLKKMANWTWKRPCPA from the coding sequence ATGTTATCGAAGCGTACTGACAATAATCGAAATCAATTGGAAATGGTGGCTCTTGATCAATTGGTTCCAGAAGATCATTTGGTAAGGAAGATTGAACAAGCCATAGACTTTGATTTTATTTACGATCTTGTCAAAGATACCTATTGCCTAGATAACGGAAGGCCTAGTATTGATCCTGTTGTGCTCATTAAAATGGTCTTTGTGCAGTATTTATTTGGTATTCGATCCATGCGTCAAACGATCAAAGAAATTGAAACCAACGTGGCGTATCGATGGTTCTTAGGATATGGTTTCACAGAGAAAATTCCTCATTTTTCAACGTTCGGCAAGAATTATGTTCGTCGTTTTCAAGGTACTGATTTATTTGAACAGATTTTTTATCGTATTTTAAAAGAAGCGATGAATAAAGGATTAGTGGATGCATCTGTTGCCTTTATTGATTCAACACATGTCAAAGCGAGCGCCAATAAAAAGAAGTTCGATAAGAAAATTGTCCGGGCAGAAACAAAAAGCTATCAAGCGCAATTAGAGTTAGAGATTAACCAAGACCGTGAAAACCATGGAAAAAAGCCCTTTCCCCCGAAAGAGAATGAAGAAACCAAGGAAATAAAGGTCAGTACAACCGATCCTGATAGTGGCTATTACGTAAAAGATGAACGGGAAAAGATGTTTGCCTATTCTTTTCATACCGCCTGTGATGCAAAAGGCTTTGTCTTAGCTACCAAGGTAACGGGAGCGAATATTCATGATAGTCAGGTGTTTGGTCAATTACTCGAACAAGTCATCGAAAAAGTAGGCAAACCAACTGCAGTAGCCGTAGATGCCGGATACAAAACCCCAGCGAATGCGAAAAGTCTATTGGATAAAGAGATTCGTCCAGTCATGCCATATACAAGGCCTAGAACAAAGGACGGTTTCTTTAAAAAGTATGAATATGTATACGATGAGCATTATGATTGTTATATCTGCCCAAACAACCAAACTCTTGAATACCGAACAACAACAAGAGAAGGATATCGACAGTACGCTTCGAAACCGGAAATATGTAAAACGTGCCCATTTTTAGAAAAGTGTACCCAAAGTAAAGATCACACTAAATTTATTCATCGCCACATTTGGGAGCACTATGTGGAAGAAGTCGACCACTTAAGACATACAGAAATCAATAGAAATATATATGATAAGCGCAAAGAAACGATTGAACGGGTCTTTGCCGATGGAAAAGAGAAGCATGGCATGCGATGGACAACTCTACGAGGACTGGAAAAATTGTCCATGCAGGCGATGCTTACTTTCGCTGCCATGAACTTAAAGAAAATGGCAAACTGGACATGGAAAAGACCATGTCCAGCCTAA